The Gemmatimonadota bacterium genomic sequence CAGGCCTCCATCAAGGAGCTTGCCGACAAGAAGGTCGCCGTCACGTCCACCCTGGCCGTCTACGAGACGTTCACCCCGGGCCGCTTCAAGCTCCACCCGCGCGCCATGGAGTTGCTCGCCCCCGACACGCGGGCCGAGGTGGAGGCCGAATACGCCGCCCTCGGAACGCAGGGACTGGTCGTGCCGGAGCGGCTCATCCGCAAGATGATGGCGTGGGAACGGGACTTTGTCCGGGCCGGTGGGCTCCTGGGGGCCGGCGTCGACCCCTGGGGCAGCGGGATGCTTCCGGGCTTTGGTGACCTGCGCAACTACGAGATGCTGGTCGAGGCCGGCTTCAGCCCCGGGGAGGCGATCCAGGTGATGACCCTCAACGGCGCCCGCATCCTCGGCGAGCAGGCCACGCGCGGCAGTATCGAGTTGGGGAAGGTGGCCGACCTGGCGGTGATCCGCGGCAACCCGGTCGCGACTCCCGCCGCGATCTACGACGTGGTGACGGTCTTTCGCAGTGGGACCGGGTTTGATTCGGCCAAAATGCTGGCGGCCGCGAAGGGCCTGGTGGGGATCCGATGACGCGGTCGGCCGGTGAGGTGGCGCGCGACATCGCCCGCGGGCACACCACGGCCTGCGAGGTCGTGACGGCCTCGCTCGAGGCGATCGAGCGGACGCAGCCCCATCTCAATGCGTTCATCACCGTCATGCGTGAGAGCGCCCTGGCCGCCGCCGGGGCCATCGATCGACGCCGCGCAAAGCGTGAGCCCCTCGGTCCGCTGGCCGGCGTTCCCCTCGCGGTGAAGGACCTGATCTTCACGCGCGATGCGCTGACCACCGGCGGCTCCCGGATCTACGGCGACGGATTGCCAGCGCAGGCCGATGCCCCGGTCGTGCGTCGCTTACGGCGGGCAGGGTGCGTCGTGGTCGGCAAGGCGAACCTGCATGAGGTCGCGTTAGGCGTCACGAACGTCAACGAGCACTTCGGCCCGGCCCGTAACCCGTGGAATACCGACCGGGTCTCCGGGGGCTCCTCCGGGGGGTCGGCCGTCGCCGTGGCGGCGGACCTCTGTCCGCTGGCGGTCGGGACCGACACGCGCGGCTCCATCCGGATCCCGGCCGCCGCCTGCGGGATCACCGGGTTCAAGCCGTCGTATGGCCTCGTGTCCGTTGAGGGGGTGATTCCCCTCGCCCATTCCCTCGACCATGTGGGTCCGATGGCCCGTGGGGTGGACGATGCTGCCCTCATGCTCGCGGCGATGCTTCCACCGGGGAGGGGGGCGGCCTTGTTGAAGGGATCGCGCGCGCCAGTGAAACGGCTCGTGATTGGAGTGTCCGAATACCACATGCGCGACCTTGATGGGCCGGTGGCGCGTGCCCTGGAGTCGGCCCTGAAGGCGCTACGACCGCTGGTGCGTGACCTGCGGGAGGTCCGGATACCAGAGCTCGATGGGGTGCAGGACGCGTCCACGGTCCTGGCGAGCAGTGAGGCGGTGGCATTCCACGATGAGTACCTGCGCAACCGACCGGATGGCTACGGTCCCCAGGTGCGCCAGCGCATGGAAGCCGGGTACGCGCGGACCGCCGTGGAGTACCTTCGCGCGCAGGAGAAGCGGTCCATGGTTCAGGCGGCCTTCGCCGCGGCCTTTGCATCGGTGGACCTTCTGGTGGGGGCGACCCTTCCGGTGGTCCCGCCGCCGATCGATGCCCCGGCCATGGTCCGGATCAACGGTCGCGAGTTGACGACCGTCGAGGCGTTCACGCGCTGCAACGGGCCGCAGAACGTGGCGGGGATCCCCGCGCTCAGCGTGCCCGCGGGAATCGCGGGCGGGCTTCCGGTCGGCCTCCAGGTGTTTGGTCCGATGGGTGCCGACGCCCAGGTCCTGGCCCTTGGCCGCGCCTGGCAGCGGCACACCGACTGGCACGAACGGCGCCCGCGGGGGCCAGCGAGCCGGCGGGCGGGACCGTAGTATTGTGTATCGCACCAGCCTCCACGATACCATGGCCGTCGCACCGCTCTCGGATATCGAGATCCACCGTGAACTGGGCTCCCTGCCCGGGTGGTCGCGTCGCGGGAATTCGCTGGTGAAGGTCTTTGCGTTTCCCGACTTCATGGCCGGGATCGCCTGGGTGCGCCAGGTAGCCGAGGCTGCGGAATCCCGCGATCACCACCCAGACCTTGATATTCGGTATACGAAAATCACCGTGACGCTGTCCACGCACTCGGCGGGAGGCATCACGGTGAAGGATTTCGAGCTGGCGCGCGCGATCGACGTGCTGCCGGTGGGGCGTTAGTCGCGGCTGCGACCTCCGAGGAGGTGCAGGATCGCGAGGAACATGTTGAGCAGGTCCAGGTAGATGTTGACCGCTGCGGCCACGTAGTCATCCGGACCGTAGAGGTTGCGGATGCGCCAGGTATCAAACACCAGGAGCCCGCCAAACACCATGACGGTGGCGCCGGAGATCCACAGCGACGCCGTTTCGTTCTGGAAGAACAGGTTGAGGAGTGAGGTCGCAATCAGGACCCACACGCCGATCATGAAGAATGACCCCCACGCACTGAAGTCGCGCCGCGACAGCCAGGCGTAGACGGTGAGCGCCCCGAACGTGGATCCGGTGAGGATGCCGGCCTGGCCGATGAGGGCCGGGTTGGTCTTTGAGTAGAGGTAGACGATCGGGGAGATCGCGATTCCCTCGACAAACGTGAAAAGGAAGACCAGCCCGAGGTTGGCCGGGAACGCGTTCCGCATCTTCATGGCGATGAAGAGCGGTGCGAGCGTACACAGCATGGTGATGATCGGATGCCGGATCACGGCTTCCATGATCCGCGGCTGCCCCATCGCGAACCAGACACCCGCCATCGTGACGAGCACGCTCGCGAAGACCAGCGTGTAGGTCCGTCGCACGAGCGTGGCGCGCTCGGCGCCGGTGCGGACGACAATCGGGGGATTGAGCGGGCGGTACGAGACGCCCATGGGAGGACTCCGGGAGAGAGGCGTCCGAAAGGTAGGGGGCTCTGCGGTCGGCCCGGTAGTGCCCGTGGGTGAAAGCGTCGACGGGAGGAGACAACTGATGCAGTACGAGCAGCACGACTGGGGCAGCACGCGTCCCGTGCTGCTCGTGCTGCTCGTGCTTCGCTGTGGCTCCTGAGCTGTCCCTACTGTTTCCGAAGCTCCACGCTTCCGTTCACAGTCGAAAAACTGATGCGTCGTCCGCCGTCTCCAACCTTGGCGCGCAGGTGACGCGGGTTGATCCGGCCACTGAGCGTCATGGGGAAGTCGGACTCCACGCGCCCGTTAACGGTGCGCATGTCGAGATCCGCGTCGAGGCCTCCGGGCACCCACACCTCGATCGATCCGTTGACCGTACTAAAGTCCAGGTTGCCGCGGCCCAGGTCAGCCATCTTCACGGTGATATCTCCATTGACCGTGGATGCCTTCACGGGGCCGCCTGACGAGGTGGCGTCGATGGACCCATTCACCGTGTTCGCCTCGACCTCGGCGCTGGCACCGCGGATGTCGAGTCCGCCATTCACGGTGCTGGTGACAAGCTTCACGCCTTCGGGCAGCTGCACGACAAACTCGACCGAGGTGTCATTGTTGCGGTCGCGCTCACTCCGGCTGCTGTTGCGCGTGCGATACCCTTCCTCGTCGCACCGGGTGTTTTCGTTCCAGGTGGCGCAGATGATGAC encodes the following:
- a CDS encoding DUF4097 family beta strand repeat protein, with the translated sequence MTTTLRTLVAGALLAATAGAQERRSDRAFTWEGNVPAGRWLYVRNLNGSIRVERGSGSRVEVVGTKRWRRGNPDNVRIEMKKSGDDVIICATWNENTRCDEEGYRTRNSSRSERDRNNDTSVEFVVQLPEGVKLVTSTVNGGLDIRGASAEVEANTVNGSIDATSSGGPVKASTVNGDITVKMADLGRGNLDFSTVNGSIEVWVPGGLDADLDMRTVNGRVESDFPMTLSGRINPRHLRAKVGDGGRRISFSTVNGSVELRKQ
- a CDS encoding amidase, whose translation is MTRSAGEVARDIARGHTTACEVVTASLEAIERTQPHLNAFITVMRESALAAAGAIDRRRAKREPLGPLAGVPLAVKDLIFTRDALTTGGSRIYGDGLPAQADAPVVRRLRRAGCVVVGKANLHEVALGVTNVNEHFGPARNPWNTDRVSGGSSGGSAVAVAADLCPLAVGTDTRGSIRIPAAACGITGFKPSYGLVSVEGVIPLAHSLDHVGPMARGVDDAALMLAAMLPPGRGAALLKGSRAPVKRLVIGVSEYHMRDLDGPVARALESALKALRPLVRDLREVRIPELDGVQDASTVLASSEAVAFHDEYLRNRPDGYGPQVRQRMEAGYARTAVEYLRAQEKRSMVQAAFAAAFASVDLLVGATLPVVPPPIDAPAMVRINGRELTTVEAFTRCNGPQNVAGIPALSVPAGIAGGLPVGLQVFGPMGADAQVLALGRAWQRHTDWHERRPRGPASRRAGP
- a CDS encoding Bax inhibitor-1/YccA family protein, with translation MGVSYRPLNPPIVVRTGAERATLVRRTYTLVFASVLVTMAGVWFAMGQPRIMEAVIRHPIITMLCTLAPLFIAMKMRNAFPANLGLVFLFTFVEGIAISPIVYLYSKTNPALIGQAGILTGSTFGALTVYAWLSRRDFSAWGSFFMIGVWVLIATSLLNLFFQNETASLWISGATVMVFGGLLVFDTWRIRNLYGPDDYVAAAVNIYLDLLNMFLAILHLLGGRSRD
- a CDS encoding 4a-hydroxytetrahydrobiopterin dehydratase produces the protein MAVAPLSDIEIHRELGSLPGWSRRGNSLVKVFAFPDFMAGIAWVRQVAEAAESRDHHPDLDIRYTKITVTLSTHSAGGITVKDFELARAIDVLPVGR